A genomic stretch from Numida meleagris isolate 19003 breed g44 Domestic line chromosome 2, NumMel1.0, whole genome shotgun sequence includes:
- the RRS1 gene encoding ribosome biogenesis regulatory protein homolog has product MAAVRVEEVLAAAAQEQQQPRSVQVEKELELEFDLGNLLALDPNPPPAAALRGAGPRREPVLRALARDNAQLLAARLWALPAERADGAAGPLVARLPDPAFRLPREKPPPRPRPPTRWEQFARLKGIRRRKRTSLVWDEQAKEWRRRWGYRRAGGDPARAWLAEVPAGADPEEDQLAKLRREKRERVARNELNRLRNLARAHRSAAAPPLHPTGHQSRQELGLAARVARVSTASLGRFQPRLPKEPAEPPSRDGGKKRRFQPLLGDLAAERGRQLELLRGMNSKKPALDITRAVNKQLREEDAEASAAKGKKRAQRGKRGRRQQQRPGKRSGGGKKGGAARRQQRPAGGGGRRKKA; this is encoded by the coding sequence ATGGCGGCCGTGCGCGTGGAGGAGGTGCTGGCGGCGGCGGcccaagaacagcagcagcctcgGAGCGTGCAGGTGGagaaggagctggagctggagttCGACCTGGGTAACCTGCTGGCGCTGGACCCCAACCCGCCGCCCGCAGCGGCGctccgcggggccgggccgcggcgGGAGCCGGTGCTGCGGGCGCTGGCCCGGGACAACGCGCAGCTGCTGGCGGCGCGGCTGTGGGCGCTGCCGGCCGAGCGGGCGGACGGAGCGGCGGGGCCGCTGGTGGCGCGGCTGCCCGATCCCGCCTTCCGCCTGCCGCGGGAGAAGCCGCCGCCGCGCCCGCGGCCCCCCACGCGCTGGGAGCAGTTCGCGCGGCTGAAGGGCATCCGGCGCCGCAAGCGGACCTCGCTGGTGTGGGACGAGCAAGCCAAGGAGTGGCGGCGGCGCTGGGGGTaccggcgggcgggcggcgaCCCGGCCCGCGCCTGGCTGGCGGAGGTGCCGGCGGGCGCCGACCCGGAGGAAGACCAGCTCGCCAAGCTGCGACGCGAGAAGCGCGAGCGGGTGGCCCGTAACGAGCTCAACCGGTTGCGGAACCTGGCCCGCGCGCaccgctccgccgccgcccccccGCTGCACCCCACGGGCCACCAGAGCCGCCAGGAGCTGGGTCTGGCCGCCCGCGTGGCCCGCGTCTCCACCGCCTCGCTCGGCCGCTTCCAGCCGCGGCTCCCCAAGGAGCCGGCCGAGCCGCCCTCCCGCGACGGCGGCAAGAAACGGCGCTTCCAGCCGCTGCTGGGCGATCTGGCGGCCGAGCGCGGgcggcagctggagctgctgcggGGCATGAACAGCAAGAAGCCGGCCCTGGACATCACCCGCGCCGTCAACAAGCAGCTCCGCGAGGAGGACGCCGAGGCGTCCGCCGCCAAGGGCAAGAAGCGGGCGCAGCGCGGCAAGCGGGGCCgccggcagcagcagcggcCCGGGAAGAGGAGCGGCGGCGGCAAGAAGGGCGGCGCGGCACGACGGCAGCAGCGGCCTGCGGGAGGCGGTGGCAGGAGGAAGAAGGCGTGA